In Rhodococcus qingshengii JCM 15477, the sequence TCTCGGCCAGAGCGGCGGGGAAGATCGTGGACTCGGCCTCGATGGTCAGGGAGCGTGCGAGGACAACTTTGTCGAGTTCGCCTGCTCGAAGTCGTTCGATGGCTCCGCGGACCCTGTCGGTGTGGATCTGCGGGCTGGGTTCGAATCCGGCTACCCGCGAAGTGGGTAATGACGGGATGTTCGAGTGATATAGATCACCGCGGACTCGTGTGAAACTCAGTGGCGCGGTGAGGGCGGACGGCGTCTCCGGGGAGAACGGCAGGGCGCCGACGACCGAGTCGATGCGCCCGGTCTTGAGGGCTTCGGCAGCGTCGAAGGCCGAGTCGAATTCTTCGACTACTCCCGAAGTGCGGATCGACGTTTGCCTACGTGAGAGCAGGAAAACGGAGTCCGTTTCATCGTCAGTCCGGTTGTTGCGCAACGGGAATTCGGAGACTTCGGCGAGTGCTGACATGGACACCCTTCCAGTTCGACAGATTGCTTGTTATGTTGAGGCTAGCCTTAGTTTGGGTGAATTTGTGTTGCGAGCGTCCGGGTTGTGTACTTCCGTACCGTTATGGTTAGGCTGGCCTAAAGTCAAGGCGTGCGGACGGGGTCGACACGAGGTTGGGTTGGCTCGATCTGAGCGCGTCGACCACTACTCGAGGAGACCGATGAGCAACACCGTGGACCGTGACCAGATCGTGCGCGACGTCGCCGAGGTTCTGTCGATGAGGGCAGAACAACTCGGCGACGACGCGGACCTGGGTGACGAAGGCCTTGACTCGGTTCGCTTGATGACGCTCGTCGAACGGTGGCGGGGAGCGGGCGCGGATGCCGACTTCGCGGAGTTGGCAGAAGAGCCCACGATCAATGCCTGGGTTCAGGTCCTGTGCCCGCAGTGAGCGAGCGCCGAATCGCCGTGGTCACCGGTGCTGCGGCGGGGATCGGCGCCGCAGTGGCCCGTACGCTTGCGCGCGACGGGTATTCGCTGGCGTTGCTCGATCGCGACGACGTCGAATTGAAGCGGGTAACTGCGGAATTGGCAGAAACAATCGTCGAAGGCGCCGATATCGAGAGTCACGTCGTGGACGTGACCGATCGGCAGGCAGTCGACGCTGCAGTGGCCTCGACGATGGACACGTTCGGCCGGATCGACGCGCTCGCGCACGTCGCCGGAATTCTCGACACCGGATCGGTGCTGGACTCCGATCCGGACCAGTGGCGGAAGATATTCGGCGTCAACGTCTTCGGATTGCTGAACGTGCTGCAAAGCGTGGGACTGGAAATGCGTCGCCGTCGGGCCGGGGCGATCGTGGTCGTCTCGTCGAACGCGGCCGGTGTCCCACGTATCGGGATGGGTGCTTACGGTTCGTCCAAAGCTGCTGCCACCATGTTGGTTCGAACCGCTGGACTGGAGCTGGCTACTGACGGCATTCGTGTCAACGTGGTCGCTCCGGGATCCACCGACACAGCGATGCAGCGGTCACTGTGGTCGGACCCTTCCGACGATTCGGGTGCCGACGCGGTCATCGAAGGCAATCTGGCGAGCTATCGCCTGGGTATTCCGCTCGGAAAACTGGCCACCGCAGACGATATCGCGGACTCGGTGCACTTCCTGCTGTCCGACCGGGCGGCCCACATCACCATGCAGGCGCTGTACGTCGACGGTGGAGCGACGCTCAAAGCGTGAGACGTATTTGCTGACAGTACTTTCGAACAGGAGTCACTTGCATGACCTCGAGGATCGCTCGCGAGCCCTTGGCACCCGTCGCACAGTATCCACCCGATTTGGTGACGTATTATCGGGGACGAGGCTATTGGACTGACGAGACGCTGGCCGGATTCGTCACGGCCGCGGCCGCACGGCATCCCGACAATGAAGCGGTGGTCGGCAGCGATGCCTCTGGCACACAGACACGGCTGACGTATTCCGACCTCGATCGTCGCAGCTCGGCCGTGGCCGGAGGCCTGTCCGGCTTGGGTGTTCGCGCCGGTGACCGGGTGCTTCTGCAGCTGCCGAACATCGTGGAATACGTCGAAGCATTGTTCGGTGTGTTGAAGCTCGGCGCCCTGCCGGTATTCGGGTTGCCGGCGCATCGCCGAACCGAAATCGGATACTTCTGCCAGTTCGCTGATGTCGCTGCCTATATCGTCGCCGACCGTCATGGCGGGTTCGACTACCGCGCGCTGGCGCGTGAGGTGAACGAAGGCCTCGAGACTCCGCCTGTTGTGATCGTGGCCGGTGACCCCGAAGAGTTTGTCGGTTTCGATTCGCTGCGCGGATACGAGGTTCCCGTTCTTGCCGACGTCGATCCGTTGTCGGTCGCCTTTCTTCAGCTTTCCGGTGGCACGACCGGTGTTCCGAAGCTGATTCCGCGAACGCACGCCGACTACCTCTACTCGGTGCGAGCGTCCAACCCGATCTGTGGCGTCGACGACGCGACGCGCATGTTGGTGGTTCTTCCTGCAGCGCATAATTTTCCGATGAGTTCGCCGGGCATCCTGGGTGTTCTCCACGCGGGCGGCTCCGTGGTTCTGGCGCCGGACACCATGCCCTCCACAGCTTTCGGTCTGATCGAATCAGAGCGAGTCACGCACGCTTCCTTGGTTCCACCGATCGCGTTGGCCTGGATGGCCGCCCCCAGTAAGGCAGATCACGATCTGTCGAGCTTGCGGGTTCTCGGCGTCGGCGGAGCGAAGTTCAGCGCCGAAGCCGCTGCACGCGTACCCACGGAGTTGGGCTGCACCCTCCAGCAGGTGTTCGGGATGGCCGAGGGGCTGGTCAACTACACCCGCCTCGACGACACGCAAGAATTGATCGTCAGCACTCAGGGCCGGCCCATTTCACCCGACGACGAGGTTCGTGTGGTCGACGACGAAGGCGCGCTCGTCGCGCCCGGAACCACGGGGCACTTACTGACTCGGGGTCCGTACACGATCCGCGGCTATTACCGGGCGGATGCGCACAATGCCGAGGTCTTCGACGCCGAAGGTTTCTATCGCACCGGCGATCTGGTCAGCGTCACCGATTCAGGACATCTGATAGTCGAGGGGCGCGCAAAAGACCAGATCAACCGCGGCGGTGAGAAGGTTGCGGCCGAGGAGATCGAGAACCACCTGCTCTCGCATCCGGCTGTCCACGATGCGGCCGTCGTCGCCGTTCCCGACGAGTACCTGGGCGAACGAACCTGTGCTGTTCTGGTGATTTCCGGAGATGCACCGACCGTCGGCGAGATCAAGCGATACATACGAGGCCGAGGCGTTGCGGCGTACAAGGTTCCGGATCGAGTGGAGTTCGTGACCGAGTTCCCCGTCACCGGCGTCGGAAAGACCAGCAAGGCGGCCTTGCGCCGTGTTCTCAGCGAATCGATTGCCGCACAGACTGTGTCGAGTTGATCGGTTCCCACCCCCATTTTCGAGGAGATTCATCATGGCGCTACCCACAGCAGTGCGATACGAGATGCCCACCGAGTTTCCGCAGAATCGGGTCGACTGGACTCTCGATCCTTCCCGAGCGGTGTTGCTTCTGCACGACATGCAGGAATATTTCGTGAACGCGTACGACCGAAGCGTCGACCCGCTCCAAACCGTGGTTCCGAACATCGACCGGCTTCGTTCGTCGGCGCGAGCTGCCGGAATCCCGATCGTCTACACCGCCCAACCCGGTGATCAGGATCCCGAGGAGCGTGCGTTGCTGTCGGATTTCTGGGGACCGGGTCTGAAGGCAGATCCCGCTCACACCGACGTGATCGCCGAGTTGGCTCCGCATTCGGACGACGTGATGCTCACAAAATGGCGCTACAGCGCCTTCATCAAGACGGATCTGCGTGAGCGGCTGCGCGAGAGTGGGCGTGACCAGCTGATCATCACCGGAATCTATGCCCACATCGGTTGCCTGACTACCGCTTTGGACGGGTTCATGCAAGACGTGCAGATCTTCTTCGTGGGCGACGCGGTAGCCGACTTCTCCCTGGACGAGCATGTCGGTGCGCTCAAGTACGCGGCCGGGCGCTGCGCCTCGGTCACCCGAACCGACGACCTGGTCAAGGCGATGAGCGCGGAAACCGTTTCGGCGTAGGCGTGAACGGCGACGGGTGCGCCACCCGTCGCCGTATTGTCAGATGTGTGAAGACTCTGTTGGTGGTTCACCACTCGCCCTCGCCGACAACCCACGAATTGTTGGATGCAGTCCTGGCCGGGGCTCGCGATCCCGAGATCGAGGGCGTCGAGGTGAAGGTGATGCCGGCGTTGGCGGCGACGGTGCCCGACGTCCTCGCTGCTGACGGCTATCTTTTCGGAACCACCGCCAATTTCGGTTACATGTCGGGCGCGCTGAAATACTTCTTCGACACCACGTACTACCAATGCCTCGGCGCGGTTTCGGATCGACCGTACGGCCTGTGGGTTCACGGCAACAACGACACTGCCGGTGCAGTGTCCTCGGTGCGCAAACTCGCCACCGGGCTCGGATTGGTCGCGGTGGCGGATCCGCTCGAAGTGACTGTGAGCGTGGACAAATCTGTCCGCGATGGTTGTTATGAACTGGGCGGAACCGTCGCGGCAACGCTGATGGACTAGCCTTCACTTTCTCGTTTCGATTCACGAAAGAGACTGTCCCGCAAGCGGTTGTAGAAGCGCGTGTCCTCTGATTGACGCGTCGGGAGCCGTCGGTTCTCGGGTCACCGGCGAGGCGGATTCCCCGATTCATTGACATTTAGTTTAGGCTACCCAAAACGACGTTAGGTCACCCTTGGGTGACGTGTGTCCACAGACGAGGGGATCAGTGTGAGCGTTCTTCCAGGTTCGAACTCCGGAGCGGCGAGCGAAGCTACGTTTGCTCTCACAGGAGCTCAACTCGGGATTTGGAACGCACAGAGGCTTGATCCCGAATCTCGGAGCTACCTCGTCGGCGAGGTGCTCGAAATCTCGGGTGACGAACCGATCGACACCGAACTGCTGACAGCTGCCATCACGGCGACGATCGGTGAAGCCGAAACCATGCGGCTGCGGATGATCGAGACGTCGGACGGCCCGCGTCAGTACATCTCCGACGAGCCGGTTGGCATCATCCCGATCACCGACGTCCGTGACGAGCGCGATCCCGTAGCCGTGGCGCACGCACTGGTCGACGCCGAGCGCAGCCGGGCGTCCGAGTACTGCCGCCTGATGGTGGAGCGTCCGCTGTACACGTACTCGCTGATCAGGCTCTCCGATCGCGAGATCTGGTGCATCCAGCTCTATCACCACTTGATCGTCGACGGCTACAGCGCAGCCATGATTTCGCGTCGTGTCGCCGCGCACTACACGGCCGCGAAGAAGGGAACCGACGTCGCACCAACGCGATTCGGTTCTATGACAGATCTGGTCAGCGAGGACGAGGCGTACCGGGCTGGCGAGCAGTTCGCGGAAGATCGTGACTACTGGCGTGATGTCCTGACGCCGTTGCCCGCGTTGGACGGACGCGGCCAGCAGGTCACCGGTCCGGCGGAACGAACGATCCAGGTTCGCGAGATCATTACCGCCGACGCCCTCAACCGCCTCAAAGACGTGGCAGACGCGACGGGAACAACGTGGGCCGAGGCACTGATCGCCTGCTACGGCGCGTTTCTCCACCGACTGCTCGGCGAGACGGATGTTGTCATCGCGATGCCACTCATGGCGCGCGTAGGTCGCACGGCACTCAAGACGCCGGCCATGGCAGTCAACGTTCTGCCTCTCCGGTTGACGATTCGCAGCCACGATCGACTCGGTGACCTGAGCAAGCAGGTGGCCGCCACGATGAAAAGCCTGCGCGCACACCAGCGCTACCGCGGTGAGAATCTTGCTCGGGACCTGGGCGTCGCCGGAACCGGCGCACTGCTTCACGGGATCGGAATCAATCTCAAGGCTTTCGACTTCGCCCTCGATTTCGCCGGCGCTGTGGGTGTACTGCGAAACGTCGCCGGGGGACCGCCGGAGGACCTGGGTTTGACGGTTACGCCCATTGCGGACGGCGAAGTTCTACTCGGATTCGAAGTGGACGCGCGTACCAATACTCGGGAATCGGTTCAGCGTCGCCTCGCCGGTTTCGTCAGCATCGTCAACGCGATGGTCGGGGAGGGAGATCCTGCCGTCGGTCAGGTGGAGATGATGCCTGCGGCCGAAGCCGCGCGGATTCTCGCCGGCCGCGAAACTGCACCGCTGCCCGGCTCGGTCGAACTCGTTCCCGACGTGTTCGACCGCATCGTTGTCGAGCACGCGGATGACACAGTCCTCGTGTGCGGTGACGAACGTTTGACAGGCGCAGAACTCGGTGGCCGCGTCCACAAGCTCGCCCGGTTGCTTCGGGCCCGCAATGTCGGCCCGGACGACATTGTCGGACTTGCGCTTCCGCGTACTTCCGAGATGGTGGTGGCTCTGCTCGCGACATTGAACGCGGGCGCAGCGTACGTGGCCCTGGATCCGCAGCACCCGGCCGAGCGGTTGCGAGATCTGATCGACGACGCGCAGCCGAAGGTCGTGATCACCACTTCCACTCTGGCCGAGCAACTCGTCGGAGGTTTTCGGCCCGACCCCCTCGTCATCGATTCCGACGCAGTCCGCGAAGAACTCCGTGCTAATTCCGAGCTTCCACTCGAACTCGGTGAACTGGCGACAGCACGGCATGGTGATCACCTGGCGTATGTCATCTACACCTCGGGATCGACAGGCAAGCCCAAGGGTGTGCTGGTCAGAGGCGGTGGATTGGCGCACCTGCTTCACCACCATCGCGCCACCATCTACCGGGACACCGCCGAGCGCGTCGGGAACCGCCAACTGCACACCGCGCACACAGCGTCGTTCGCCTTCGATGCGTCTCTCGATCAACTGTTGTGGCTGCTGTGTGGTCATCGTGTGCACGTATACGACGAGGAACTGCAGAAGGACGCGGTTGCTCTGGTCGCGGCGTTCGAGCGAGATTGCGTCGACGTGGTCGACACGACGCCGTCGATGGCGGCAGCGATGGTGGACAACGGGTTGCTGCGTACGCATCGGTTGCAGCTCCTCGTCGTGGGTGGCGAGGCGGCACCGCCCGCGCTGTGGGACGCGATCATCGAATCCGGTGTTCCGGCTCGAAACCTGTACGGCCCCACCGAAACGACGGTCGACGCGATCGCGACCACGGTCGAAGGTGCCGGACCGCGTATCGGGTACCCCCTCGCGGGTACCCGTGCGTACCTGCTCGACAGCGCGCTCGAGCCGGTCGCCGACGGTGAACGAGGTGAGCTCTACCTGGCGGGACCGCAAATGGCCAGGGGCTACCTCGGCCGCGCCGGCGCGACCTCCGAGCGTTTTGTCGCAGATCCTTTCGGGGCTCCGGGAGATCTGATGTACCGCGCCGGGGACGTGGCGCGGTGGGTGCCGGGGCGGGGCTACGACTTCATCGGTCGCAGCGACAAGCAGGTGAAGATTCGCGGACATCGAGTCGAGTTGAGCGAGGTCGAGGCTGTTCTCGGATCGGTACCCGGAATCGGCGCGGCTGCTGCGTTGATCCGCACGGATGGGGGACGGCCCAGCCTCGTCGGCTACGTTGTAGCCGCCGCCGGCGCGGCGCTTCCGCCGCAGGAAGAATTGCGCCGTGACCTCGCCGGTCGCGTACCGGATCATCTCGTTCCCGCCGCAATCGTCGTTCTGGACGAACTACCCGTCACGGTGAACGGAAAGCTCGATCGTGCGGCACTACCAGCCCCGGCTGCCGAATCGGCAGGTCGCGCCGCATCCACACCGAGCGAGGAAATCCTCTGTGACGTGGTGGCCGAGGTGCTCGGCCGCGAACGCGTCGGCGTGGACGAGGACTTCTTCGGCCTCGGTGGTGACAGCATCACGGCAATCAGTGTCAGCAGTCGCCTGCGGGTGCGTGGTCTGATCGTTGCTCCCAAAGAACTACTGGCACAGCGAGATCTGGGAACCATCGCCGCTGCGGCACGTGAGATTGCCGATGACGCCGACGCCGTAGCCTCGGTTGCGGACGTGGCCACCGGCACCGTGATCGCCCCGCCGATCGTTCGAGCACTGATCGAAAAAAATTCGGCAGACGAGGCAATCGCGGGCTATGCGCAGTGGACCGCAGTGCGCATCGACGACAGCCTTTCACTGGGTGACCTGCAGTCCGGCGTGCAGACGATCCTCGATCACCATGACGCTCTACGCCTGCTCCTGCGCCGTGACAACGACAGCGGCACTACCGAATTGATCGTCCGGGACGCCGGTGCAGTGCGCAGC encodes:
- a CDS encoding phosphopantetheine-binding protein; amino-acid sequence: MSNTVDRDQIVRDVAEVLSMRAEQLGDDADLGDEGLDSVRLMTLVERWRGAGADADFAELAEEPTINAWVQVLCPQ
- a CDS encoding 2,3-dihydro-2,3-dihydroxybenzoate dehydrogenase; this encodes MPAVSERRIAVVTGAAAGIGAAVARTLARDGYSLALLDRDDVELKRVTAELAETIVEGADIESHVVDVTDRQAVDAAVASTMDTFGRIDALAHVAGILDTGSVLDSDPDQWRKIFGVNVFGLLNVLQSVGLEMRRRRAGAIVVVSSNAAGVPRIGMGAYGSSKAAATMLVRTAGLELATDGIRVNVVAPGSTDTAMQRSLWSDPSDDSGADAVIEGNLASYRLGIPLGKLATADDIADSVHFLLSDRAAHITMQALYVDGGATLKA
- a CDS encoding (2,3-dihydroxybenzoyl)adenylate synthase yields the protein MTSRIAREPLAPVAQYPPDLVTYYRGRGYWTDETLAGFVTAAAARHPDNEAVVGSDASGTQTRLTYSDLDRRSSAVAGGLSGLGVRAGDRVLLQLPNIVEYVEALFGVLKLGALPVFGLPAHRRTEIGYFCQFADVAAYIVADRHGGFDYRALAREVNEGLETPPVVIVAGDPEEFVGFDSLRGYEVPVLADVDPLSVAFLQLSGGTTGVPKLIPRTHADYLYSVRASNPICGVDDATRMLVVLPAAHNFPMSSPGILGVLHAGGSVVLAPDTMPSTAFGLIESERVTHASLVPPIALAWMAAPSKADHDLSSLRVLGVGGAKFSAEAAARVPTELGCTLQQVFGMAEGLVNYTRLDDTQELIVSTQGRPISPDDEVRVVDDEGALVAPGTTGHLLTRGPYTIRGYYRADAHNAEVFDAEGFYRTGDLVSVTDSGHLIVEGRAKDQINRGGEKVAAEEIENHLLSHPAVHDAAVVAVPDEYLGERTCAVLVISGDAPTVGEIKRYIRGRGVAAYKVPDRVEFVTEFPVTGVGKTSKAALRRVLSESIAAQTVSS
- a CDS encoding isochorismatase family protein encodes the protein MALPTAVRYEMPTEFPQNRVDWTLDPSRAVLLLHDMQEYFVNAYDRSVDPLQTVVPNIDRLRSSARAAGIPIVYTAQPGDQDPEERALLSDFWGPGLKADPAHTDVIAELAPHSDDVMLTKWRYSAFIKTDLRERLRESGRDQLIITGIYAHIGCLTTALDGFMQDVQIFFVGDAVADFSLDEHVGALKYAAGRCASVTRTDDLVKAMSAETVSA
- a CDS encoding flavodoxin family protein, which codes for MKTLLVVHHSPSPTTHELLDAVLAGARDPEIEGVEVKVMPALAATVPDVLAADGYLFGTTANFGYMSGALKYFFDTTYYQCLGAVSDRPYGLWVHGNNDTAGAVSSVRKLATGLGLVAVADPLEVTVSVDKSVRDGCYELGGTVAATLMD